The Brassica napus cultivar Da-Ae chromosome C7, Da-Ae, whole genome shotgun sequence genome has a segment encoding these proteins:
- the LOC106410084 gene encoding NDR1/HIN1-like protein 10: MSPPSHHGPPPVRHQQTYYRSYSSSSSASLKGCCCCLFLLLAFLALVVLAVVLIVMLAVKPKKPQFDLQQVAVMNMGITSPDNPNPSVMDPTSASLSFTIRLLFTAGNPNKVGIRYGESSFTVMYKGLPLGRATVPGFYQDAHSTRNVEATIAVDRVNLMQGNAADLVKEASLNDRVELTVKGDVSAKIRVMNFDSPGVQVSVNCGIGISPRKQALIYKQCGFDGLTV; the protein is encoded by the exons ATGTCTCCACCCAGTCATCACGGACCTCCTCCGGTGAGGCATCAGCAAACGTATTACCGGAGCtactcctcctcctcatcagcATCTCTCAAGGGATGCTGCTGCtgcctcttcctcctcctcgctTTCCTAGCGCTTGTGGTACTCGCGGTGGTGCTGATCGTGATGCTAGCGGTGAAGCCGAAGAAACCACAGTTCGATCTGCAGCAAGTGGCAGTGATGAACATGGGAATCACATCCCCGGATAATCCCAACCCTAGCGTTATGGATCCAACCTCCGCCTCCCTCTCCTTCACAATCCGCCTGCTCTTCACCGCTGGTAACCCGAACAAAGTCGGGATCAGGTACGGGGAGTCCAGCTTCACGGTGATGTACAAAGGCTTGCCACTGGGGAGAGCGACGGTGCCTGGATTCTACCAGGACGCGCACAGCACGAGGAACGTGGAGGCGACCATTGCTGTAGATAGAGTGAATCTTATGCAAGGCAACGCGGCCGATCTAGTCAAAGAGGCTTCGTTAAACGACCGAGTCGAGCTCACTGTTAAAGGAGACGTTAGTGCTAAGATCCGAGTCATGAACTTCGATTCCCCAGGCGTTCAG GTATCAGTGAATTGCGGGATAGGCATTAGTCCGAGGAAGCAGGCTCTGATTTACAAGCAATGTGGCTTTGATGGCCTCACCGTTTAA
- the LOC125590580 gene encoding CAX-interacting protein 4-like: MDSKKFMQMVEEKKRQILEKKEAPLKWEQKLEAAAKAAGTKEKNSEVRRKSRRTHSKHRRHAHSDSDDSNRRKDKKSRRHKRRLSSRSVDSSDEYESGSEDELRKTIKHHRSQALLRDVNNARTQGSEYKYLRKKASLVGHQATPMSLQF, from the exons ATGGACTCCAAGAAGTTCATGCAGATGGTGGAGGAGAAGAAACGGCAGATTCTCGAGAAGAAGGAAGCTCCTCTGAAATGGGAGCAGAAACTAGAGGCGGCTGCCAAGGCTGCTGGAACCAAGGAGAAGAA CTCTGAGGTGAGAAGAAAGTCGAGAAGAACTCACAGTAAGCACCGGAGGCATGCACACTCTGATTCAGATGACAGCAATAGGAGGAAAGATAAGAAATCCAGAAGGCATAAGAGAAGGTTATCAAGCCGAAGCGTTGATAGCAGTGATGAGTATGAAAGCGGGTCAGAGGACGAGCTTAGGAAGACGATAAAGCACCACCGGAGCCAAGCTCTCCTCAGAGACGTCAACAACGCGAGAACTCAAGGATCAGAGTACAAATACCTCAGAAAGAAAGCAAGCTTGGTGGGACATCAAGCCACACCGATGAGTCTCCAGTTTTAG
- the LOC106350936 gene encoding trimethylguanosine synthase isoform X2, protein MVIDCFSGVGGNTIQFTKVCSSVIAIDIDPLKIKMAVNNATVYGVVDRVDYVVGDFINLALKADILFLSPPWGGPMYNKVGRYSLFRIARSITPNIIMFLPRNIDLEQLEELARLSSPPLTLEIEENYVQGKIKAIKAYFSCSAKKNLTFHLSESPTELESDLRQVLKIVQNSETTIKKLVLDLEASFDRKMDKLTKEIKEIKTLISRFNTRW, encoded by the exons ATGGTGATCGATTGCTTCTCAGGTGTTGGTGGTAACACCATCCAGTTTACTAAAGT ATGTTCATCTGTGATTGCTATAGACATCGATCCTCTGAAGATCAAAATGGCTGTGAACAACGCAACGGTATATGGAGTAGTTGATCGTGTAGACTATGTCGTTGGGGATTTCATTAACTTGGCTCTCAAA GCAGATATATTGTTTCTTTCCCCACCATGGGGAGGACCCATGTACAACAAGGTTGGGAG GTACTCATTGTTTCGTATTGCTCGATCCATCACCCCAAACATCATCATGTTTCTACCCAGAAATATTGATTTAGAACAATTGGAAGAACTAGCTAGGCTCTCCTCGCCTCCTCTAACTCTTGAG ATAGAAGAAAACTATGTTCAAGGAAAAATCAAAGCCATAAAGGCTTATTTCAGTTGCAGTGCTAAGAAGAATTTAACATTTCATTTGTCTGAATCTCCTACAGAACTGGAGAGTGATTTG CGACAAGTCTTGAAGATTGTACAAAACTCTGAGACGACAATAAAAAAACTTGTCTTAGACCTTGAAGCATCTTTTGACAGAAAAATGGACAAGCTCACTAAGGAGATCAAGGAGATCAAAACCTTAATATCAAGGTTCAACACAAGATGGTAA